The following coding sequences are from one Coffea arabica cultivar ET-39 chromosome 11e, Coffea Arabica ET-39 HiFi, whole genome shotgun sequence window:
- the LOC113719213 gene encoding probable apyrase 6 — MRRSNVRSVNCGNNQREADKMDPMKLQFRSNNRPGYRNHPFKQHNGKSSLVLYTTIAFVFVFLCYFLVFPNRSDSANHYYGHKKFGIVIDGGSTGTRIHVFKYEVEKDGILRYDFGKNGLASMKVNPGLSAFAEEPERAASAVAELVEFGRKRVPREYWRETEIRLMATAGMRMLEKGVQDRILEACRTVLRGSGFRFYDDWASVISGSDEGVYAWVVANYALGTLGGDPKQTTGIIELGGASAQVTFVSDESLPPEYSRKVKYGNFTYILYSHSLLQYGQNVAFELLRESLIMRSEELDTLQNGKLMDPCIPRGYTHDTGSGKFSPGSLAEKSGYLSALQPGGNFSECRSASLMLLQKDKEKCSYINCYVGSTFIPKLQGKFLATENFFHTSKFFGLGQQAFLSDLVVAGERFCEDDWSKLKMKYYSLDDDDLLRYCFSSAYIVALLHDSLGIALDDERIVYANQVENIPLDWALGAYILQSRTSTDYEHSPSVASVIAGDSFTLLIVFGVLVVLIFTVWYFSKCGKPQLKTIYDLEKGKYIVTRVSRYS; from the exons ATGCGCCGATCCAATGTCCGTTCTGTAAATTGTGGGAATAATCAAAGAGAAGCCGATAAGATGGATCCGATGAAGCTCCAATTCCGCTCCAACAATCGACCCGGATATAGAAACCACCCATTCAAGCAACACAATGGAAAATCAAGCCTAGTGTTGTATACTACAATTGCGTTTGTATTTGTGTTCCTCtgttattttttagtttttccaAATAGAAGTGATAGTGCAAATCATTACTATGGGCACAAGAAATTTGGGATTGTGATTGATGGGGGTAGTACAGGTACGAGAATTCATGTGTTTAAGTACGAGGTTGAAAAAGATGGGATtttaagatatgattttgggaAAAATGGGTTGGCCTCGATGAAAGTAAATCCAGGGTTGTCTGCTTTTGCGGAGGAGCCGGAGAGGGCTGCTTCTGCGGTGGCGGAGCTGGTGGAGTTTGGGAGGAAAAGGGTACCTCGGGAATATTGGAGGGAGACTGAAATTAGGCTAATGGCAACTGCTGGTATGAGGATGTTGGAGAAAGGAGTTCAAGATAGGATTTTGGAGGCTTGCCGAACCGTGTTGAGGGGCTCGGGTTTCAGGTTTTACGATGATTGGGCTTCCGTTATTTCCG GTTCTGATGAAGGTGTATATGCCTGGGTCGTTGCTAATTATGCCCTTGGCACTCTAGGAGGTGATCCTAAGCAAACAACTGGTATTATTGAACTTGGAGGTGCTTCAGCTCAG GTTACCTTTGTATCGGACGAATCTTTGCCCCCTGAGTACTCTAGAAAGGTTAAATATGGCAATTTcacttatatcttgtacagtcaCAGTTTGCTCCAATATGGCCAG AATGTAGCTTTTGAGTTATTGCGGGAATCTCTCATCATGAGAAGCGAAGAATTGG ATACCCTTCAAAATGGAAAGTTAATGGATCCTTGTATTCCTAGAGGATATACACATGATACTGGATCAGGGAAATTCTCCCCTGGTTCATTGGCTGAAAAGAGTGGATATCTATCTGCTCTCCAGCCCGGTGGTAACTTCTCAGAGTGCAGGTCTGCCTCTCTGATGTTACTGCAGAAAGACAAAG AGAAATGCTCCTATATAAACTGTTATGTAGGATCAACATTTATCCCTAAGCTCCAAGGAAAGTTTTTGGCCACAGAAAATTTTTTCCACACTTCTAAG ttcTTTGGTTTGGGTCAACAAGCATTTCTTTCTGATCTCGTTGTTGCTGGAGAAAGATTCTGTGAGGATGATTggtcaaaattgaagatgaAGTACTACTCGCTGGATGATGATGATTTACTTCGGTATTGTTTTTCTTCGGCATATATTGTTGCCCTACTTCACGATAGCCTCGGAATTGCTCTGGATGATGAAAG GATTGTATATGCAAATCAAGTGGAGAACATTCCCCTTGATTGGGCATTGGGTGCTTACATCTTGCAGAGCAGAACATCCACGGACTACGAGCATTCTCCCTCAGTTGCCTCTGTGATTGCTGGCGACTCTTTCACCTTGTTAATCGTGTTTGGTGTCCTGGTGGTGTTGATATTCACGGTGTGGTACTTTTCAAAGTGTGGAAAACCACAGTTGAAGACGATATATGATCTGGAGAAGGGGAAGTATATAGTTACTCGTGTCAGTAGATACTCATAG